The nucleotide sequence CATAATTGATAAGATAGTTATAGATAAAAAGGAGTGAAAAACATGACCGCTACACAGACTAAACAGAGTAAAACAAGTAAAGCGATGGAGTTGCTTGAAGAAGGAATTAGTAATTTACTGCAATCTGGTGACTGGAGACAATATTTACAGGTTCAATCTCAATTCCACAACTATTCATTTAATAATATCGTTTTGATTGTCCTACAATATCCGAAAGCCTCAAGAGTTGCTGGTTATCGTAAATGGCAAGAATTAGGACGACAAGTTAAAAAAGGTTCTAAAGCTATTAAGATTTTAGCCCCTTTAACCAAGAAAATCGAGAAAGAAAATGACAATGGCGAAAAACAAAAGATTAACGCTTTAGTTGGCTTTAGAACCGTCAATGTCTTTGACGTTAGCCAAACTGAAGGGGAAGAGTTACCAGCTATCTCCTCTTCTGTTCTCAATGGGGACGATCAAGGGCTTCTCGAACGGCTTAAAGCATTCAGCCTCGATAATAAGGTTCCGGTCAAGTTTGAGGGCATTTTAGGGGGGGCTAACGGTTGCTGTCGCTACGATACCACCACAGGAAACCCCATTGAGATTACTGTAGATCCCCTCTTACCACCTTTGCATCAAGCTAAGACTTTAGCCCACGAAATTGCACATAGTTTACTCCATTCTCGGAAACAGTACGATAGCCACATCCCACGCAGTATGGCAGAGTTAGAAGCAGAATCTACCGCTTTCTTAATTCTTAAACACTTTGGCTTAGATTCTGGAGACTATTCTTTTCCTTACGTTGCTTGCTGGCAAGAAGGAGAAGACGCGATCGCTAACCTCAGACAAGCTGGTACTAGACTTCAAAAAGCTGCGAATCAAGTCATCGACTGGGTTGAGTCCCATTCTAATTCTGATTAATCTCCTTATCTTGTCAGTTTAAATGATAAAGATAGATAATTCTTATCTTTTCAGACTTGACATTCGATAAGTAATTAGATAAGATAAAGATATGAAACAGAGGTCAAGCCTCGCAAGCAAAAAACCTCTGTTTCCCCCCAAAAAATCATCACATTAATTGGAGTAATTAACATGGTAACAAATAACCTCACAACAACACAACAACGACAAATTGAAGGTTCTTTACTAAGTTTAAAAAGTAAAATTCATGAAGCTGCTGAAATTTTAAAAGAAGAGATTGAGGATGTTGAAGTACCTTTGAAAACTGAAGCGATCGCCCTAGTAATTTATGACTGGTTAGAAGAGAAACTAGAAGACATCGATTGGCATTATCAACAAAGTTCTACCTTACAAAATGCAATCTTTAAGCTCGCATTAGAAGAGGAACGTAAACAAGATAATTATCGAAACTAATCAGTTTTATCCCCCTTACTTGGGGGACTAACTTCATCTTGTTTTCTTAATAGTTATTTAACGGTGAGTATGAATTACAACATTTTACCTAACAACAATTTAAAGATTTTCTGGGATATTAATAACTATAGGGAAATTATCTCAGACCTTGAAGAAAAAGACTCCGAATGGTATCACAGAGAATCTAACCTATGGGACTTTTTTGAAAATCTATTTTCTGATAGTGAACTTGAACAAATTGAACCTGTAGAAATTGCTGCTTTAACTGCATCCCCTATTTTGGGAATTCGTGATCAAAATGATACTGTTATCCAAGTTTGGTGGTATCCGAACTATGCGATCGCTTCCCCTCTTGAAGATTTAATTAAAGATGGTTTCACCATTTTTCAATCAGGAAATATTGATTAACTCAAGTAACCGCTACATCACTACATGAGGAGTAAAAACGATGGAACTATTCAAGTTAGACTTAACTAAAGTAAAAGCCATTGGACATGACGGAAATGTACCTTTAGGAACCTTACAAATTCTCTTAGAAAATGAAGACGGGAACTTAGAAATTAAGTCGGTTCCTGCACCACTGCAAGCCTTAGAAGGTATTAAATTAATCAGTAGGTTAGCAGAAGGTGAAAGGGTAGAAGTTCCTAGTATTCCCCCATTATCTTCACAAACTTTGCTCGATACAATCACCATGATTGATACAGAGTCTTTACGCTGTGGGGGAAGTTCTAATGTAGCGGCCATTGGCTACGAATCTAGCCAAAAAGTTTTACAAGTCGATTTTAATTCTAATAGCCGTTACCGTTATTTTGATGTTCCTTTCACTGTGTTTTCTAACTTCCTTAAAGCTGATAGTATGGGTAAATTTCTTAATCGAGAAATTAAACCCTATTATCAATATGAACGAGTTGATTAATAACCCACTTAGGGATTGACCAATAAACAATTTTCAATCCCTAGTCATTCTTTTTTGCTTATTGATCTGTTAATTACTATTAAACTATAAAACGCAATGAATTTTGAAGGACTAATTTGTGAACATAATCGTTCTCATCCCTATTATCGTTTTAGTTACCTCCCTGAAAATATTAAACAGTTCATGTTTACTTTAATCCTTACTGCCAGAGGAAGTGGAATCAAGGCTATTTCAGCTAGAATTAAGTTAGAAAAGTTTACCCAAATGTCAAACGAAGACATTATCAGTCTTTATCAAGAATCTTTTCCTGGATCAGAAAGTAATGATAATATGGATACAAAGCCAAATAACAAAGGCTTAAATCATTCCTTTTTCAACTACTGACCCTAACAAAGCCATTGATTATAAATTACTTTTAGGACAATTAATTAATGCCTACTATTAAAATTCAAGCCCAATTATCCCAGGAAGATTTACTGGCAGCCGTTCAACAATTAAGCTTATCTGAATTGGATGGATTTCTCCAAGAGATTATTACTCTTAAAGCCAAACATCAAGCCCCATCTCTATCAAGTGATGAAACTGAATTGTTATTAAAAATCAATCAAGGACTTTCTTCAGATATTCAAACTCGTTATCAATTATTAATTCAAAAAAGAGATAATGAAACTTTAACTGAACAAGAGTATAATGAGTTACTCCAATTAACATCTCTATTTGAAGACCATCAAGCAAAACGCTTAGAATCTCTTGCTAGATTAGCTCAATTACGTCAAGTTCCTCTCTCTAATTTAATGACACAACTCGGAATTAAACCCATCATTAATGACTGAACGTAAACTTACCGCCCAACTCAAAGAATCTATCAAAATTAGAGCTAATTATTGTTGCGAATATTGTTATTCTCAAGAAAAGTTTGCTACACAAACCTTCTCCATTGAACATATTTATCCTCTCAGTAAAGGTGGTCAAACTAAATTGGATAACTTGGCTTTAGCTTGTCAAGGTTGTAATAACCATAAATATAATAAAATTGAAGGAGTTGATCCCATTACTGGTGACACTATGACTCTTTATCATCCTAGACAACAACATTGGTCAGATCATTTTGCCTGGAGTCATGATTATAGTTTAATTGTTGGTCTAACACCCAGTGGAAGAGTCACCGTAGAACTGTTACGTTTAAATCGAGAAGGTTTAGTTAATTTACGTCGAATTCTCTATTCTCTTGGAGAACATCCCCCTTAGCATGAACTATCAGTTATTAGCCGTCAAAATTTTCCATATCCATGTTACTAAAGCTAGTGTTAAGAGGGTAAATCCAATCACAATTAAAATCAAAACTATACTTAATCCAATCAAGAAAAGTCGGTTAACTTTTTTATTTTCAGGTGTATAGTTTAAATGATGTTCTAATAATTCTATGTTTCTGACATTGGCTTTCCAAGTAACATCAAATACATCACCTACAACTGGCACTGAACCAACCAATGAATCTAACAATACGTTAGCTACCATTTGCCCAATTACCTTCTGGTTTAATCCCATTCGTGCTGATTCAATGATAATGTAAGCTGATAATGTACCTGCTATAGTATCCCCACCCCCTGGTATTAATCCTAGAATGGGATCTAATCCTATTCTCCATTGTGTCCCTGGAATTGGAATGGCTTTGTCTAATACAT is from Crocosphaera subtropica ATCC 51142 and encodes:
- a CDS encoding ArdC-like ssDNA-binding domain-containing protein, coding for MTATQTKQSKTSKAMELLEEGISNLLQSGDWRQYLQVQSQFHNYSFNNIVLIVLQYPKASRVAGYRKWQELGRQVKKGSKAIKILAPLTKKIEKENDNGEKQKINALVGFRTVNVFDVSQTEGEELPAISSSVLNGDDQGLLERLKAFSLDNKVPVKFEGILGGANGCCRYDTTTGNPIEITVDPLLPPLHQAKTLAHEIAHSLLHSRKQYDSHIPRSMAELEAESTAFLILKHFGLDSGDYSFPYVACWQEGEDAIANLRQAGTRLQKAANQVIDWVESHSNSD
- a CDS encoding KTSC domain-containing protein, encoding MELFKLDLTKVKAIGHDGNVPLGTLQILLENEDGNLEIKSVPAPLQALEGIKLISRLAEGERVEVPSIPPLSSQTLLDTITMIDTESLRCGGSSNVAAIGYESSQKVLQVDFNSNSRYRYFDVPFTVFSNFLKADSMGKFLNREIKPYYQYERVD
- a CDS encoding HNH endonuclease, whose protein sequence is MTERKLTAQLKESIKIRANYCCEYCYSQEKFATQTFSIEHIYPLSKGGQTKLDNLALACQGCNNHKYNKIEGVDPITGDTMTLYHPRQQHWSDHFAWSHDYSLIVGLTPSGRVTVELLRLNREGLVNLRRILYSLGEHPP
- a CDS encoding DUF4112 domain-containing protein — translated: MTKLSPRQKKVTRLHRISHVLDKAIPIPGTQWRIGLDPILGLIPGGGDTIAGTLSAYIIIESARMGLNQKVIGQMVANVLLDSLVGSVPVVGDVFDVTWKANVRNIELLEHHLNYTPENKKVNRLFLIGLSIVLILIVIGFTLLTLALVTWIWKILTANN